The following DNA comes from Phytohabitans rumicis.
ACCGGCTGAGGACCTCAGCGCCGGACCTGGTCGGTTGCGTCACCACTTCAGGCTGATCGCACCGTGGCTGGCGACGGCGCGCGACACCGTCGCCCGGGTGGTGCCCGGCGGAAAAACCCGGATCAGCACCTGCTTCGTCGTCGACGACTACCACCTGGCACCGCCACCGCCCGCGGAGGTCCTGCCGATGGTGATCGATGCCGCACGCGCCAGCGACATCTCGATCGACTACATCGTGCGATCGTCGGCCTGTGCCGGGGCCGACGGCATATCCCCGGTGCAGATCCTGCTCGATCACATCGTCGAGGAGCCCGCGGTCGGCAGCAACGGCACGCGGCCGCCCGTTCAGGAAACCGGGTGGCTGAGCAACGGCCGGCGCAGTCCGTCGGCGGCCCTGGTCGACCCGGTTTCCCTGCCCAGCGCCTGGGCGCCGCCGGCACAGCATGCTCCCCGCGGGCACTCGATCTTCCTCGACGTGGAGCTGTGGAACGATATCAGCGGTCGGCGCGTCTGGTCGGACGCCCTCCTGGCGAGCGCGGTGCAGATGCTCCGGCTCGGCCTGCTGCGGTACCAGGGGCAACCGGTCCATCCGCCGCATCCGTGGGATGGCGAGTTTCCGGCGGACTGGGACCTGTTGCCGCCCGTGCTCCGGGTCAATCCGACCGCCGCGCCGTTCAGCGCCTACCGGACGTCGACGGTACTGGACAGCCGCCTCACCGCCGAGGCGTACGCGGTCCGGACGATCCTCGGCCAGGTCGCCGTCAACGCGGCGGTCGTCGACCCGATCAGACACCGCGCGGTGGGTGAGACACTCGACCTGCCGTTCGAGACCGTCGACCGGATCGTCTACGTCTTCGTCGGCTGACCCAGCGACGGGAGGACGGCGAGGGCGGCCAGCGAGAACTGATCACGTACCCGGCTCACCAACGTGTTCCACTGTCGACTCAGACCGGGTTGCCTCTCGAGGGCCTCCCAGAGGGCCGCTGCCCTGGTGGAGCTGCGAGCCCCCGGCATCCAGAGATGCAGTAGATGCTCCACCGCGGGACGAAGCCGATGGATCACCGCGTCCGGCCTCTCCACGCCGACCCGGCTGTGCTCGACCAGCCTCACCAGCGTGGTCAACAGCCAGTCGTGCAGCGCGAGATCGGCGGCGAAATTGGCCACCGATGCCAGGTCGTCCTCGCCTGACACGACCAACATCCGGATGCCGCCCGTGTCGAGGGTGAACCGCACCATCGGCTCCCCCACCACCTG
Coding sequences within:
- a CDS encoding SCO2522 family protein; amino-acid sequence: MSIFEEGPSATRVASLPLSHLSVQLGHVPAEDLSAGPGRLRHHFRLIAPWLATARDTVARVVPGGKTRISTCFVVDDYHLAPPPPAEVLPMVIDAARASDISIDYIVRSSACAGADGISPVQILLDHIVEEPAVGSNGTRPPVQETGWLSNGRRSPSAALVDPVSLPSAWAPPAQHAPRGHSIFLDVELWNDISGRRVWSDALLASAVQMLRLGLLRYQGQPVHPPHPWDGEFPADWDLLPPVLRVNPTAAPFSAYRTSTVLDSRLTAEAYAVRTILGQVAVNAAVVDPIRHRAVGETLDLPFETVDRIVYVFVG